In the genome of Triticum urartu cultivar G1812 chromosome 5, Tu2.1, whole genome shotgun sequence, one region contains:
- the LOC125555477 gene encoding probable glutathione S-transferase, which translates to MAGCGGELKLVGMWASPFVVRVQIALRLKGLTYQYVEEDLQNKSELLLRSNPVHGGKVPVLIHNGKPVCESSVILRYIDEAFSGAGPSSPPTTLTAKPSLSRGPLSLTTR; encoded by the coding sequence ATGGCCGGCTGCGGAGGGGAGCTGAAGCTGGTGGGCATGTGGGCGAGCCCGTTCGTGGTGCGGGTGCAGATCGCGCTCCGCCTCAAGGGCCTCACCTACCAGTACGTGGAGGAGGACCTgcagaacaagagcgagctgctCCTCAGGTCCAACCCTGTCCACGGCGGCAAGGTGCCGGTGCTCATCCACAACGGCAAGCCTGTCTGCGAGTCGTCCGTCATCCTGCGGTACATCGACGAGGCCTTCTCCGGCGCCGGGCCCTCCTCCCCGCCGACGACCCTTACGGCCAAGCCGTCGCTCTCTCGTGGGCCGCTTTCATTGACGACACGGTAG